In Heliomicrobium gestii, a single genomic region encodes these proteins:
- a CDS encoding nitrogenase component 1: MSHGEGLRQSQEAVIGKTQKTNSIQQIRYACSIAALHSACAIPRVIPITHCGPGCADKQFMNVAFYNGFQGGGYGGGAVVPSTNATEKEVVFGGMERLRELIAASLEVLEADLFVVLTGCISDLVGDDVGSVVKEFQLRGVPIVYAETGGFKGNNFTGHELVTRAIIDQFVGDDEGPRDSGVVNVWSLLPFHNTFWRGDLAEMKRILEGVGLQVNILFGHESRGVAEWKGIPRAQFNLVLSPWLGLETAEHLQEKYGQPYLHVPVIPIGAKQTSAFLRQVVEFAGLDREKAEQFIQKEENTYYRYLEDFSDFYAEYWWGLPAQFAVIGDSAYNLALTKFLVNQLGVIPGKLIITENPPERFREGIREQFRTIADDVSVEVEFEEDSWRIHQLIRQTYFGHKPPIIFGTTWERDLVKELKGAIVEVGFPASYEVVLSRSYVGYRGALTLLEKIYTTTVSASA; the protein is encoded by the coding sequence ATGTCACATGGTGAAGGGTTGCGGCAATCCCAGGAGGCTGTCATCGGGAAGACGCAAAAGACCAATTCCATTCAGCAGATCCGCTATGCCTGCTCCATCGCTGCCCTGCATAGCGCCTGCGCGATTCCTCGGGTGATCCCGATCACCCACTGCGGCCCCGGCTGCGCCGACAAGCAGTTCATGAACGTCGCCTTTTACAACGGATTTCAGGGGGGCGGTTATGGCGGCGGCGCTGTCGTGCCCAGCACGAATGCCACCGAAAAAGAGGTGGTCTTCGGCGGCATGGAGCGGTTGCGAGAACTGATTGCGGCCTCCTTGGAGGTGCTGGAGGCCGACCTCTTCGTGGTCCTGACCGGCTGCATCTCCGACCTGGTCGGCGATGACGTGGGCTCGGTGGTGAAGGAGTTTCAACTTCGCGGTGTGCCGATCGTCTATGCCGAGACGGGCGGTTTTAAAGGAAACAACTTTACGGGACACGAGCTGGTGACGCGGGCGATTATCGACCAGTTTGTGGGCGACGACGAAGGACCGCGGGACTCCGGCGTCGTCAACGTCTGGTCACTTCTTCCTTTCCACAACACCTTCTGGCGCGGCGATCTGGCCGAGATGAAACGGATTCTTGAAGGCGTGGGATTACAGGTCAATATCCTCTTTGGGCACGAGTCTCGCGGTGTCGCCGAGTGGAAAGGGATCCCGAGAGCCCAGTTCAATCTGGTCCTGTCCCCTTGGCTTGGCCTGGAGACGGCGGAACACCTGCAAGAAAAATACGGGCAGCCCTACCTGCACGTGCCGGTCATCCCGATCGGCGCGAAACAAACGAGCGCTTTTTTGCGCCAGGTCGTCGAGTTTGCCGGGCTTGATCGGGAAAAAGCCGAGCAGTTCATCCAAAAAGAGGAGAACACCTATTATCGCTACCTCGAGGATTTCTCCGATTTTTATGCCGAGTACTGGTGGGGCCTGCCAGCCCAATTCGCCGTCATCGGCGACAGCGCCTACAACCTCGCTTTGACAAAGTTTCTCGTCAATCAACTGGGCGTCATTCCCGGCAAGCTGATCATCACGGAGAATCCGCCCGAGCGGTTTCGTGAAGGGATCCGCGAGCAATTCCGGACCATCGCCGATGATGTGTCGGTGGAGGTTGAGTTTGAAGAAGACAGTTGGCGCATCCACCAGTTGATCCGTCAAACTTATTTTGGTCATAAGCCCCCAATCATTTTCGGAACCACCTGGGAACGGGATTTGGTCAAAGAGCTAAAAGGCGCCATCGTCGAAGTCGGTTTTCCTGCCTCCTATGAGGTGGTCCTGTCCCGGTCCTATGTGGGGTACCGCGGCGCCTTGACGCTGTTGGAGAAGATCTACACCACTACGGTGAGCGCCAGCGCATAG
- a CDS encoding nitrogenase component 1 has product MKLNLNTPVVENREQRLGTIIAWDGAASELSAESAYARGACGAGCGEKARRVCELQGPFTQGSVCSEQMVECQAGNVRDAVLIQHAPIGCGAGQVIYNSIYRNGLAMRKLPVENLRLICTNLQESDMVFGGVEKLEQSIRDAWERHRPKAIFIGTSCATGIIGDDVDSVASRLEEELAIPVIPLHCEGFRSKHWSTGFDATQHGIVRQIVRKNPQKQEDLVNVICLWGTDVFTPMLKELGLRVNYVVDLATVEELAQLSEAAATVGFCHTLASYLATALEQAFGVPEIKAPQPYGFAGTDAWIRELARVTGREAQAEAYIAKEHARVKPRLEELRQRLKGKKGYVATGSAYAHGLIAVLRELGVEVDGSLVFHHDPVYDSQDPRQDSLSHLVDHYGDVPHFSVSNRQQYQFYGLLQRVKPDFILIRHNGLAPLASRLGIPAAPLGDEHHALGYQGMLNLGETILEILARKKFHDDLAAHTQLPYKQAWLRQSDPFILARKRQAEAKGSYD; this is encoded by the coding sequence GTGAAACTCAACCTGAACACACCGGTAGTCGAGAATCGGGAACAGCGACTGGGCACGATCATCGCCTGGGATGGCGCCGCCTCGGAACTCTCCGCGGAATCGGCCTATGCGCGAGGCGCCTGTGGCGCCGGTTGCGGAGAAAAGGCGCGCAGGGTCTGTGAACTTCAGGGCCCCTTCACTCAAGGTTCCGTTTGCAGTGAGCAGATGGTCGAATGCCAGGCCGGCAACGTCCGCGACGCCGTGCTGATCCAGCATGCGCCCATCGGCTGCGGCGCCGGTCAGGTGATCTATAATTCCATCTACCGCAACGGGCTGGCTATGCGCAAACTCCCCGTAGAAAACCTGCGCCTGATCTGCACAAACCTGCAGGAGTCTGACATGGTTTTCGGCGGCGTTGAGAAACTGGAGCAATCGATCCGCGATGCCTGGGAGCGCCACCGGCCGAAGGCGATTTTTATCGGCACCTCCTGCGCCACCGGTATCATCGGCGATGATGTGGACAGCGTCGCCAGCCGGCTCGAGGAGGAACTGGCGATCCCGGTGATCCCGCTTCATTGCGAAGGCTTTCGTTCCAAGCACTGGAGCACCGGCTTTGACGCCACCCAGCATGGGATCGTGCGGCAGATCGTCCGCAAAAACCCGCAAAAACAAGAGGATCTGGTCAACGTCATCTGCCTCTGGGGCACTGACGTTTTCACCCCCATGCTCAAGGAGTTGGGGCTGCGCGTCAACTATGTCGTCGATCTGGCCACAGTCGAAGAGTTGGCCCAGCTTTCGGAGGCGGCGGCGACAGTCGGCTTCTGCCACACCCTCGCGTCCTACCTGGCCACAGCCTTGGAGCAGGCTTTCGGCGTGCCTGAGATCAAGGCGCCCCAGCCCTACGGTTTTGCCGGCACCGATGCCTGGATCCGGGAACTGGCGCGCGTCACCGGACGGGAAGCCCAGGCGGAAGCCTACATCGCCAAGGAGCATGCCCGCGTGAAGCCTCGCCTGGAGGAATTGCGCCAACGGCTGAAAGGGAAGAAGGGGTATGTGGCCACCGGTTCCGCCTACGCCCACGGGCTGATCGCCGTCTTAAGGGAACTCGGCGTCGAGGTGGACGGATCGCTTGTTTTTCACCACGACCCTGTCTACGACAGCCAAGACCCCCGACAAGACTCCCTATCCCATCTCGTTGACCACTATGGCGATGTGCCCCATTTCAGCGTGAGCAATCGCCAGCAGTACCAGTTTTACGGCCTGCTCCAACGCGTAAAGCCCGATTTCATCCTCATCCGGCACAATGGACTGGCGCCGCTGGCCTCACGGCTGGGCATCCCCGCCGCGCCGCTCGGCGACGAGCACCATGCCCTGGGCTATCAGGGAATGTTGAACCTCGGCGAAACGATCCTGGAGATACTGGCGCGCAAGAAGTTTCACGATGACCTGGCGGCCCATACGCAACTGCCCTATAAACAGGCCTGGTTGCGCCAGAGCGACCCCTTCATCCTGGCGAGAAAGCGACAGGCCGAAGCGAAAGGCTCTTATGATTGA